A region of the Pricia mediterranea genome:
GACAAGACCGGAACGCTGACCAAAGGAGATTTTGGCGTTACCCGTATAGAATCGGTAGATAATAACTATTCCTCTGACGAAGTCCTACGGCTTGCCAGTGCCCTAGAACAAAGTTCCGAACACCCCATTGCAGTTGGCATTATCAAAAAAGTCAAAGAGGATAAGATAACAATCCCTAAACCTGAAAATTTTAATTCCATTACCGGAAAAGGTGTTGAAGCGACTGTAGAGGGCAAAAAGATAAAAGTGGTAAGCCCCGGTTATTTACGGGATGAAAAAATAACCATTCCAGAAGATGCTTACAGCGATGCTGCGGAAACGGTGGTTTTTGTCCTTATCGATGGAAAATTGGTGGGATATATCGCCCTTGCCGATGAGATCAGACCGGAATCCGCCGAAGCGATTAGAGTATTCAAAAAGAACAATATAAAAGTACTCATGGCAACAGGAGACAATGAAAAGACCGCAAAGGCAGTAAGTGAAAAACTGGGGCTTGACGGTTATTATGCCGAAGTTTTGCCCCACCAAAAAGTTGAAATCGTAGAGCAATTACAAAACAAAGAAGAATTTGTTGCCATGACCGGCGATGGGGTAAACGATGCACCTGCACTGGCAAAGGCCGATGTGGGAATCGCAGTTGGCTCGGGCACCGATGTTGCCGCAGAGACCGCCGATATTATTCTGGTCAACAGTAATCCGCAGGACATAGCCAACCTGATTTTATTCGGCAAGGCCACTTACAACAAAATGATCCAAAACCTGATTTGGGCAACCGGTTATAATGTTGTGGCTATTCCCTTAGCAGCTGGAGTCTTGTATTCTTCAGGATTTGTCCTAGGTCCGGCGGTCGGTGCTGTTTTTATGAGCCTGTCTACTATCATTGTGGCCATCAACGCTCAATTACTAAAGAGGAAAATTGCGAAGAAATAAATGGACAAGCCACAAAAACTTGGCAGGATATTTTTGATTCTGCTAAGTTTATTTGTCGTTATGCTAGGGTACGGGATACTGCTGCCCATACTCCCCTACTATACCGAAATACTGGCATTAAAGGATAATTTAGATGCCGACCGGATTAACTTCCATATCGGCATGTTGACCAGCATTTATCCGTTATTCCAACTCATATTCGTAATTGTATGGGGCAGACTTTCGGATAAGTATGGTCGTAAGCCCATAATTCTAGTGGGCCTTATCGGATTTATAGCAATGAACTTGCTGACCGGACTGGCCACTTCGCTTGCCATGCTCTATGCCGCCCGTATCTTAGGGGGAATATTCACTTCATCTGTCATCCCTGTAAGCAATGCCTATCTAAGTGATATAACCTCGCAAAAACGAAGAACCAAAATAATGGCATGGTCAGGTGTTGCAATTAGTTCTGGTGTTATTTTCGGCCCTGTTTTGGGCGGCCTCTTATCCCAGACCAATATACATTGGGAACTTTCTTTTTGGGTATTTCATTTTAACCGATTTTCGGTTCCATTTCTCTTTGCAGCCGTATTAGGTTTTATCGTGTTGCTCGTAATTGTAAAATGGTTGAAGAATACAGCCGTTGCGACCAAGATCAGAGAAAAATCGACAAAATTCAGTTTCTCCTTTAGTCATTATTTTATGGTACTATTAGCACTGTCTTTTGTCATGCAATTTGTTGTGACCCTCTTTGAAACCGTATTTTCAATTTATGGCAAGGATGAATTAGCGTTCAATAGTAATCAAGTCGGTATTGGCTTTATGCTTTGCGGTTCTGTGATGGCAGTCTTACAGCCTGTTTTTGCTACTTATGGGGAAAAGATAATGACCTCGAAACAGCAAATCACGTTAGGCTTATTGATAACAGGGGTATCGCTCGTAGTATTCCCCTTTTTACAAAATGAGCTATCTGTATATGGCATGATAATACTATTTGCCAGTGGCGGTGCCATGGTAACCCCAAACCTGCTTTCGGCGGTCTCTATGTTATCCAAGGAAGATACGGGAAGTAATATTTCCATTCAAAGCTCCACGAACAGTATCGGACAGATTTTGGGACCTGTGTTGGGAACATGGTTGTTGGCAGGTGGCTTTTATTATCCCTTTATAATTGCAGGATTAGTCGTTTTGGTTGCAATAGGATTGGTTTATTATCTACAACCAAAAAATTAGGGATTCTTATTATTGTGATAAAAAAGTAACTTTATTTTATATGGGATATGAAAAAGGAATAATATGTTTATTGGTCTTGTAAAGTTAAGTTGTTTACTAGATTAATATTTTAAAATCGAACAAATAACGAACTAATTTAAAAGATTAAATTTTTAAAATATTTAAAATCAATTATTTATCATCGTTAAGATGATACACAGAACGTGTACCATTCGATGAAGGAGTAAACGACACCCACAAGCTGGTTTGCCTTCCCGATTTTTTTCACTTTTTCTATCTGCCCAGCTATAAATCAGCCGTTGGGGGAACGGTTTCCTAACACCGGTTCGCCTCCAATTTTCCATCTTTTCCCCCGTTCCCATAATCTTCACGGCAATAAAAAAGCCCGAAGTCTCATCTCGAGACTCCGGGCTTTTGGTCAGCTGGTCAATTTGCCAGATCGATACATCAACGCCGTACCAGCAATTTCTCATCGAAGACGTTGCCATCGCTGGCCACCATTCTCAAGAGATAAACGCCGTTTTCAAGGTTAGAGACCTGCAGCAGATAGGCACCGGGACTAGTTTTTAGTTCCAAGCCTTCGTAGCTCCGGAGCAGACGTCCCGAAACATCGTAAACGTACAGCTTCGTAATATCCGCTTCTGGATTCGACATCGTAATCTGTGTCTCGTACTTCGCGGAGTTCGGGAACATGCTTACCTCGTTCGGAACCGGCGCGTTGAAATCTTCAGGAACCGTTTTGTTGGCGTTACCCGAATTGTCGGTCACCTCGTTCAGATCAAAAGTTTGCTGTGGTCCATCGCAGTTCGTCGATGTACCGCCCAATGCGGTCGGAATATCGTCGGTCTGGGTGATAAAGAGCTTGTCTAACGCGGCACCGGATTCCCTATGGCCGATTTCGATCTGGTTCACGCCATCGATGAATTCGAAGCTACGTGGCTGGCTCAATTGCTCGTTCAGATGGATCCTATGCCATGCAAATGCATTGCTGGCGGGAATACTGTTCCATCTCACCCACGGACCACCGTTCACCCGTACCCAGAAACTGTCTTCGGTACCACTGGGAGTTCTCACGCGACCGAATATCTTGTAGGTACCCGCGGATACCGAAAAGTTAAAGGTCACGATGGCGTTTCCGATTGCGGAGCTGGAAGAATTAAAGCCTGAGGGAGGCATGACATATTGCCCGCCCGAGCTACTTCCATCATCTATGGTATTCCATCCTGGACCGACATCGGCACATTCCGCTTCCAACCATACCGATTCAAAATCACCGGTGGTGGCCGTTACCGTTACCTCATCGAACGCGGTTGCACCTTCGTCGTCGGTTACGGTCAGTCGGAAGGTATAGTCACCCTCGACCAGCACCTCTGCGGTCAGTTCATAGGTATTGGCGTTGGTCATCAAGGCCGTATCGGGCCCATCAACTTGGGTCCATTGATAGGAGATTGTGCCCCCATCGGGATCGCTTCCGCTACCGGACAAAACAAAACCATTTGTCGGTAAGATCACCTCGACATCGGCGCCCGCATCTACCACGGGGTCGAGCTGCATCGATCCGACGCCCAATATCTCTATGGCGGATACCTTGGGCTGATCTACGCCATCGCTACCGGCGGCATCGAAGTCCAAGTTTAGCACTCCGTCGCTAACCGTAACGTTGAAGGTTTTGATTGCAACACTTTCCGAACCTACATCGGCATTGATATCGTAATCGTCCAGAATGGTATTGCCTTCCAAAGACACATCGAAGATTCGTTGTCCAGTTCCACCGGAGCCTCCTCCCGTAGCGCCCCAATAGATTTCGGCAAAGTGGAGCACCACCTGATAGTTGCCGTTATCGACGGGAACGTTGTAGGCGAAGGTAGGTGGCGACGCACTTCGTTCGGTCTGGTATAGGTCGGGTACGTTCGCATTCGCATTTTCGTACGATTTACCGCTGGCGAAATTAGTGTCTGCCACAAAGGTTTCCCCGTTGTAGGATGCCTGAGGTCCACCGGCGTTGATTCGCAGGGCGAAATCATTGACAACCGGCTCTTCGACCATTATGGTCAAGGTTGTCTCGTCCGTAGCACCTTCTGCATCCGCTACGGTCAGACTGACATCGTAATTGCCAGGGGTAGCGAAGGTGTGCTGCGGGTTTTGATCCGTCGATGTATTACCGTCCTTGAAATCCCACATATAGGATACGATGTCCATGTCATCGTCGGAGCCGTTGGAGCTGAAATCTACCTCTAAGGGCGCTTCTCCAGTTAACGGATTCGCACTGGCCACAGCCGTCGGTACGGCATTGATAACACCCTCGCTAACGATTTCGATAGCGGAAAGCTTCGGTTCGTTCTTACCGTCGCTACCGGCAGCGTCAAAGGCCAAATTCAACGTACCATCTTGGATTACTACGTCAAAGGTCTTCGTAACTACGGTTTCCGTACCTACGTCGGCAATGATATCGTAATCATCGAGTATCGTATTGCTCTCCATTACAACGTCGAATATACGTTTTCCGACACCCCCGGAAGATCCACCGTTGGCACCCCAGAATAGCTCCGCAAAATGCAAGGTGACTTTATAATTGCCATTGCTCAATGGAATTTCATAGTCAAAATTCGGTGGCAAGGCACTACGCTCCGTTTGATAGAGTTCCGGCAGGGCCGCACTGGTATTGACATAGGATTTTCCGCCGACAAAATGCTGATCGGCCTCGAAGGTTTCTCCATTGTGTACTACTTCTGGTCCGCCCGCGTTGATGCGAAGGGCGAAATCCGGCGTCACGGGTTCCTCGGCTATGATCTGCTGTGTTGTGACATCGGTAAGGCCTTCCGCATCGGTGACCGTTAGGGTAACGTCGTAGGTGCCGGCCATGGTAAAGGTATGGCTTGGTGACATTTCGATCGAAACGTTTCCATCATCAAAATCCCACGAATAGGACACGATGGCGTTATCATCGCTGGAACTGCTCGAATCAAAAGCGACCAAGAGCGGAGCTTGCCCGTTCATCGGAGTAGCGCTAAACGAAGCTATCGGGCCTTGATTGGGTTCATCGACCGTAATCGTAACCGTGTCCGTATCGGTCTCACCTTCGGCATCAGCGACCGTCAACGTTACTTCAAACGTGCCAGACGTGGTAAAGGTATGACTGACTTCAGCACCTGAAACCATGGGCGTACCATCGGCAAAATCCCAGTCATAAGAAACGATACCCGTGTCATCGTCCGAACCGGAACTGTCGAAAACTACTTCCAGTGGCGCAATTCCATTCAACGGATTTGCCCCAATCAAAGCTGTTGGAGCTTGATTTTGGGCTATCGCTTCGGTAACGCTTACGTTATCATAAACTGCATTGGTCAGCGTTCCGTCGTTATGCGAGGTAGTCGCCAAGCCCACAAAAATGGTTTCGTTCATAGCGACACTGGTCGACCCGACCTCGGTCCAGTTTCCATTGGTCTCGGAAACATATCCCGTAAAGGTATTGCCGGAGCGAACCATTCGTACATAATGAGGGAATCCGCCGGGCACCAAGGCAGGTGCCGTAAAATTGGCTCCGCCCATGGTTGCGCCCTTGGTCGGTCTGTGCTGGAAACTGTATCCAGGGGCACCAAGACTCTGTGGGTTAGGCGCAATGATCATCATCGTGGAAGCGGAATTGGCATCCATATCGTTACGCATCATAACGCCGGCCTTAGCCCAGACACTGGTGGGATCCAAGCTGAGGACCTGGGCAATAATCTC
Encoded here:
- a CDS encoding MFS transporter — its product is MDKPQKLGRIFLILLSLFVVMLGYGILLPILPYYTEILALKDNLDADRINFHIGMLTSIYPLFQLIFVIVWGRLSDKYGRKPIILVGLIGFIAMNLLTGLATSLAMLYAARILGGIFTSSVIPVSNAYLSDITSQKRRTKIMAWSGVAISSGVIFGPVLGGLLSQTNIHWELSFWVFHFNRFSVPFLFAAVLGFIVLLVIVKWLKNTAVATKIREKSTKFSFSFSHYFMVLLALSFVMQFVVTLFETVFSIYGKDELAFNSNQVGIGFMLCGSVMAVLQPVFATYGEKIMTSKQQITLGLLITGVSLVVFPFLQNELSVYGMIILFASGGAMVTPNLLSAVSMLSKEDTGSNISIQSSTNSIGQILGPVLGTWLLAGGFYYPFIIAGLVVLVAIGLVYYLQPKN